One Gossypium hirsutum isolate 1008001.06 chromosome A08, Gossypium_hirsutum_v2.1, whole genome shotgun sequence genomic window, GGCCCGCCTCATGGCATCCAGGTTGAAAGAGATAAATTGAACAATTATGGTCGCCCCCTATTAGGATGTACTATTAAACCTAAATTGGGGTTATCTGCTAAAAACTACGATAGAGCAGTTTATGAATGTCAACGTGGCGGGCTTGATTTTACCAAAGATGATGAGAATGTGAACCCCCAACCATTTATGCGCTGGAGAGACCGTTTCTTATTTTGTGCCGAAGCAATTTATAAATCACAGGCTGAAACAGGTGAAATCAAAGGGCATTACTTGAATGCTACTGCAGGTACATGTGAAGCAATGATCAAAAGGGTCGTGTGTGCTAGAGAATTTGGAGTTCCTATCGTAATGCACGACTATTTAACAGGTGGGTTCACTGCAAATACTAGCTTGGCTCATTATTGCCGAGATAATGGTCTACTTCTTCACATCCATTGCGCAATGCACGCAGTTATTGATAGATAGAAGAATCATGGTATGCACTTTCGTGCACTAGCTAAAGCTTTACGTATGTCTGGTGGAGATCATATTCACGCTGGTACATTAGTAGGTAAACTTGAAGGAGAAAGGGACATAACTTTGGGCTTTGTTGATTTACTAAGtgatgattttattgaaaaagatTGAAGTTGTGGTATTTATTTCACTCAAGATTGGGTTTCTATGCCAGGTGTTCTGCCCGTAGCTTCGGGGGGTATTCACATTTGGCATATGCCTGCTTTGACAAAGATCTTTGGAGATGATTCCGTACTACAATTCGGTGGAGGAACTTTAGGACACCCTTGGGGAAAGCACCGGGTGCCGTAGCTAATCAAGTAGCTTTAGAAGCATGTGTACAAACTCGTAATGAGGGACGTGACCTTGCCCGTGAGGGTAATGAAATTATCCACGAGGCTTGCAAATGGAATCCTGAACTAGCTGATGCTTGTGAAGTATGGAAGGCAATCAAATTTGAATTCGACGCAGTGGATAAATTAGATAAACCAGcttcataaatcaaatttgaatTCGAAGCAATGGATACTTTGTAATCTAGTAATTACTGTCGGTTTATTGAATTGCAATTAAACTAGGCCCAATCTTTTACTAAAAGGATTGAGCCGATTCTATTGTCTATATTTTTGatagatttatttttatctagatATACAAGatcttaaatacaaaaataaaagacCAAACACAACTCAAATTTTCTCTTGAGGCTGTGATAGGCAGAGAGTCGGTGGTAaaagagaggaggaggagaaggagCATGCTCTAAGGTTGTTGTGTAAGGTTCTAAGGAGAAAATAATGCCGATTCTTAGTTTCTCGTGCACTCAAGTTTCTATAGAGGGTCACCTCTTTGTTCTATAGTGCTACTTAGCCGATAGTACAATGTCCTATATGGTTGTGTGGGTTCGCTAGATAACAATGTCATTACAGGTTAATTGTTGCCAATGAGTGCCTGACATTCCCCTCTATTGAGTTGTACGAGGTAATTATGCCTTGATCATTTTAGTGACAACGAATTATCTCTAAATTGACGCAGACGAAATCTGTGAAAAATTATcagtaaattattttaaatgaagGATTGCTTGAAAAAAATTATCTATAAACcaattctcaaaaaaaaatcatctacGAATTATCCAACAATTTGGCATGTATGAGGGTGGAGATATAACATAAGTTTAATGTAGTTATATATTTGTTTAGCATGAAAAATGTAACTAAAATATCCTTTTCTTTATCTATTATATCTGGTAAGCTAAGTAGGGGACCCATAAATTTCACGGGTGAATGCCTTTCGACGGTGACACCTCATATTTTTTGGTCCGTTTTATTGTACATAAGAATTATTCTTCTAGTAAAGATGTCATCTcaaaacattattattaaattaatgatggtgatgatgatattttataatttgatgaaACTGCTAGAGAGGCGAGAGGTGGCCAAGTTTTCACCATGTATTTGTCATGCTAGAAAGCTTGATTGATGCATGGGCTGTCTTATTGActacaataattaataatagtGTACTGCTGTTTCTTTAAAGGTATTCTTAATGTACTACTTTGGTCACACATATTTGACACCAATCAAAGCTATTTCTATTTAAATCAAGAATTTTGGGATATGAATATAAAAAGATGAGCTTAAAAAaggttttttattaaaaaattaaattaaattaaattttatttatttaaaagttatgtaaattgatttatatatgttagatcaaataaATTAAGGAGTAAATTGATCTTTTTGCTAAATTAATTTATGTATGGTCAAAATTGATGTTGTACATTAATATAAGGTATACGTGACATATCATATATAATAACtgtttaattatttcataaattacgttgatttttaacagtagaaatgaaaaaaacttttaataaaaaaattaatttaattttttatttaatgtataaagattaatttactaaattttttaataaagaagACATATataatctaactcttaatataaatacattaatttttaaACCGGAAAAACAAGATAACCCTTTGTTTAGCACAAAACAGCGGCTTTGGCTGTTCATGTTTTGGTGTggttaattattaattatgatGGCTTTGATATCAAGGATTATTGGTTTAACATGAAAAACAAAGCAAAGTTTTGACGAAGTTGGTAAATTTGAGATTTCAATTAGGCTTAATACATAATTTAGTATATAAGTTTGATATTTTCATCCTATATGGtacttatatttgataaaaaatcaTACAATTTGGCACTTGAAGTTAATAGtgttaattttttagtgtttaattcgattttagagttgatttgatgaaaattaataatCAACTAATAATAGTAGCAATTAATTTTCACCAACTCAACCTTAAAACCCAAATAAGATCACATctgtatttaacaaattaaacaaattcacaatctacactaaatttattcaattaaaaaaaatgaaaattcaaacctaataatattaacaattaactttcatcGAATAACAATTAAAGTTATATAAGTACAAAAATAGATCAAAAAATAggtatcaaataatatattacaCCTTTTAGTTACTTATAATCCCCCAAGTTCTTAAAAATAACAACATTACTCTCATCTCACCTTTAGCTATTGTGATTCTATGTTGGtcccatttttttaaaacattcaaaaCCAAATGTATTCCAACATAAGTATTAGAATATGATCATTCCAAAAATCATCAGTATACATGAAATGCTCTAATCCAACATTCATGCTCGAGTTTGAATAACATAAGGTTAAAGGGTTAATATCTTACAGATTTTTGCACTACATAAATTAAGCCATAATCTTACTCATAATTATTtatcttaaccattttaatagaaTGAATTATCATAAACACTGACCTGAATAAATACCAATAAATTTAAATCGAAATAgctaaattaactataaaataaatttagagaaaaaaatgaGACCTAAACTTAGGACCTCATAATAAAATAGCTAAAGTTAGTGCTTTATACACCTCATACATGCAGCTTAAATTCTACATACTTTTGTCATTTATAATCACCATTGTTCTGAGTTTTTATGTTCAATTCATGTGGTTGTACTTAGTACAAGGATATCATCCTAATTGCTCAGATGAAGTTAGAAACTTTGCCagagacaaaattttaaaattttgaggggATGGaagataaaaatttatttttaaaaaaaataaattaaattattaaaaataagggGTTAAAATTAAAAAGTTCTGATTAAAAggcttaaaatgaaaattcaattcaatacttgACCCCTACCTGTCCCTAGCTGTGTCTCCGGCTCTgtcattcatttttattcaagTACCTGTAACTAACGCTCATGTCCAACACATTTTCGGAGATATACCCTTTCAAGGATCCTATAAATACATGTAAGAACCGTAAAAAAGAAGAAACTGAATATATCTGTATCCAATAATCCAAGTAATATAGGAAGAGGCAGCCTTTCCCATAGAGATGGAGTATCACCCCTCATCTTCTAATTATAATGCTACAAAGAATAATGCATGCAAGGGGCAGAGCCACCATAAACTTGTTTTTCTTACTACTACTCACTATGACTAAATTGGCTACCCCTGAAGTTCAGCCTCACAGCTGCGACTAAACTCACTACTGTCTGGTTTAAAAGCTTTGAGTTTTGCAATGTGTTTCTAAACTGGAAAAACAAAATCATACATGTAAAAAAGTAGTAATTTACAGTTTAACAGCAAAGCATAATTTGATCCTTTATATCCTTTCGTGTGAAACCCGCAAGAAATTTGATCTTCGAATCATGAAACATGAACAATGATGCAACAAAACATGTCAGGAAAACTTGTTCTTTGCTTATTATTTCcattaaattagaaagaaaaaaaaaacattaaagaaTGTCTTGTTCTGTCATTGTGAATGGGTTTTGAAATCGAAGTATATATTCTTAGTAATACAGCAGTACAAACACTTTGGTTTCTTACCCTTTCTTTCTCTTGGGACTAAAAACGAAGTCGTCGCTGTCATCATCGGCATCATTGTTGATTCTTTTCTTGGCTTTTATATCTCCGTTTTTTGAACTCTCGGGTTTGTTGCTTGGTTTCGAAGGTTTAATTGGAGTGCCGGCCCGGATTTGCTTCTGCCTTCTCTGCTTCTTTTCATACGCTTTTCTAGCTCTCTCAGGGGACAACAAGCCATGTTCCATCATCCTGCAAATCAAATTCTCGAAATAATCAGTCTATTCACAAGTAACAAATATAGTATATCTGTCAGCACGTTAACCGGTCCGTTTTTCCGAATACTCAATGAATGCTTCATCCAACATTTTGTTTTGCTTGGACCAAGACTAGAAGATTGAATCTTTCACTGAAAATGCGACCTTTTCTTAGAACATTTCATCCATTCATGTTGTTATAGCATCGATTCTACGATGCCGGACCCCAAATCTAATCCATGTCTCTCTACACTACCAAGACTAATATAACGATGACCAATTAACTGATGTTAGAAAATCGAACCATATGGAAACAAAATCAATAAGGTAAGCAAACTGCAGTAGCATAACTCATTGCATGTATAGAAAAGAACAGCTTCGGTTTCAGGTCACTTATAACATCAACTGTAAGGGCCTAGTAATGCATTCATGGCCAACAGAATCATCTCATTCAACCTTAAAATACTGAAAATTGGACCATTTCAACTTGTTGGTATTTGTTTTagacatatataaatatacaagtGGTTCTATGATTCATTCTCTAATGAACAACAATTtcctatatatatacattagtgTTATTACAAGGAAGAAGCCTCACCAAAATTCTGCCATTTCACTTGTTGGTATTTGTTTTGACAAAGATTCATAAAATATTCGTAATGGTTCTCTCTGTCCAAACAAAAAAAACATTAACATCAATTATTAGAAACATGTTTATGGACAGAACCAAAGATTTTGAGGTAAAAAAAGAAGACCAACCTCTTCTGGAGGATCATGTTTCTGACCAGGCAAAGTATAAACTTTTTTCTCCCTAACTTTAGTTTTTGTAGTAGCAGTGGTTTTTGATGAGCTTGAATTTGTTTTCGattttacctttaaaaaaaagtgaattgCATACATTTTAGGGACAAAATAAACCAAACCCAGATCATTAAATTGATCACAGATAATCAAATTAAACTTAGAAATTAACAATTCACTGTAACAAAAAATGAAAACCCAGATCATCAAATTTAAGAAACAATCTACCAATCAATTATAAAGAAAAGACAACAAAATCTAAATAAATTACCTCTGCTTTTGTTATTACAGATTTTTGTTTGGAATCAACAGGCTGTTTGCTTGAAGTTTCGATCTTCTTTCTGTTGATAACAGCATCAAATTTTGGCTTTGAAGAACCATCTTGACCACTGTTCTTCACCTTAACTAAATTGGTTTTGGTCTCTGTagccattttttttcaattatttgcTAATATGCTAAGCTGATCTAATCAGATCTATTCTTGCTCTTGCCTTCATTGAAgaatctttttcatttattttggggcttgttgaaattattaaatgacgaaaaaagaaaagaaattaggtTGCTAGGAAGATTAaagatgaaaatataaaataaaagttagaaaCTTTTGATGGTTATCGTCCTTTAACGACTTTTTAAGATTGTCAATACTTGCAtgctttcttttttaaattactGAGATATGTGGGTGAACTCCAATTACTTTAGTACCCCTTGTGGTGTTATTAACTCAgagatttaatttcatttatcgTTCCCAAActattaattaaaatctaaattggtccataaactttaaaatattttaattgagtccTTAAAATATCGTATTGTATTAATCAAGCCCTTTTGTTAATTTAGCTGGCAATTTAAGTAATATATGCATTTCAGTGTATGATGTGGAGCTTATTTAAAATACATACAAGAGCGGTTACAATGGGGGACAAGGGTCTTGGAACCCCTAAATCGGAAATTTATACCTTTGAATCTctttaaaattgtaattttataggCTAAtacatggtaaaattatattttgactttATTCTAGAAAATGTAAAATCATAAACTaatataatggtaattttgcattttgactctcgtaaaaatttataattcaacttcaACCCTGAAAAAAATTCTCAACTTTGAACTTGAACacagattaaattgtaaataagtgtacTTATTGCATGAAAAACTTGAATACGATGTGTTATAAAAACAATTAGTGTCACTAAAATTTAGAATGACTATTTTAAGTTTTAACATGACAAATCCAATTGTTTATACAATAGATCTTAACGTGTTTACAATTTGATCaatgtttttaaattatgtttcaTATCATATTTGAGCTGACATTTAATACTCAAACTAATGACCGGGTTGATAGAAgaattcaataaaatattttaaagtttggaGGTTAATTTAGTATTTGAGTCATGATTAAAGGACATTTTGTGAAATAAACCCTAGATGAAATGCTTTGGTTGTTAAGGGATGAAATAGTCAATTCAGAAAATTATATGAAAGATAAGAAAGGTATCTTTTCCCACAATTTTTCGGCATTTACATATGTATTCTTTGCACTAACTTTCATGTAACGGACGATTTAAGACACGTCATTGGATAGTCTTTCGTCGGGACACGTGGCAGATTTCCATGCATTTTACTGGAAAAAGAAATCTTAGACGTTGTCGGAAAATTCCGTTTGTCTTTCATTTATAATGCATGGACCTCGTTCAAAAGGGTTTGTTATGATTTTACTGTTATTTAATTAGTGAACCTGTTTCCTTGTATTGTCAGAATAAAAACATTATGGGCCAGAAAGTTACATTATTACGGCAATAACCAGAACTTGTTTCTTGGCATCAACGGAATCTAAAGTTAAAACGTGTTAAATCAAGGAACCTTCATTATTACTTAAAAACAGGagccttttattatttttctcaatATGCAAAATATGATACTTCAATGTGATCCCATTAATCCAATTTATGATGTTTAGAGGAAGGATGTTATTAGGTCATTTGACGACAATGTTGCCCCCGCATTGTACCTTCATCACCTTTTTGTAGTGCTGACATTGATGCATGTTTGATGCATTCGCATCGGGCTGAGACCCTGGAGTAGTGATTTTCTCTATGATGTCTGAGGAGGAATGTGGACCTTAGGATCAAATACGTAAAACAAAGCACTTCTATTGCCTTCATCACCTTCTTGTAATGCTAAACCGATGCATGTTCAATGCATTGGCTTAACACGAGGACAAAGTAGTGATTTTATCGACCATGACTTAGGAGGGGCTATGATCGGGTGATGTTGGACTAaggatcaaaaagaaaaagagaacacCTTCTATTGCCTTCATAACCTTTCtatcatgcttaaaaaaaaactcatgttCGATGCATTGGCATAAGACGAGATGGCAAGCAGtgattttatctttattatgtcCAAGGAGGGAGTTACCATTCGGGTCATTTGCCGACAATGTTGCCAGACACTGACTTGGACCTTAGGAAGTGAAAAAACAAAGGCCTTCTATTGCCTTCATCACCTTTTTGCAATGCTAGCATCCATGCATGTTCCATGCAAGGATTAAAGGAGCCATTTTTTAAATCTAAACTCTACTTAATAATAATGCATGAATGATGATAACCAAGAGAGGGTAAAACTCTGCTCAAAGCTTCCTGATTTCGAATTTAAACCACTGACTCTGAGCAACCACTAAACGATATTTGGACTTCCACAGTACCTCGGTGGTATCCGAAGGCAAGCATCGTTGCCTGTGATTTTATCCCCCTTGACAGCTTCACCTATACTATCGGCCATGGCTCTTAATTCACTCTACCTGtaagaacaaaataaaatgattaCAAGCAAATCAAACATAGAACATAACCGAACAATACATTAATGACCATATTTAAGCTCTCTATTTAATACCAAGGCATGAACAGATTGCCAAAAAAATCGACAGTGTTATGGCATTTCAGATTCCAAGGAAAACAATAAAGTAATGACTAGAAAGACGTAAGAAACAAACTGATGCAATTACCTCAATCATCTGAGGTATAAACCTCCGAGATTGATACTCCAAATgtatatttacaaaaaatatcTTCATATCACTTCAATATTAGCAGTGACTGCTATTGATCAATTAAATTCTTCTGACATCCACTGGCAAATGAGAGACAACTGTATAGTCAAGCCAACAAAACGTAACGTACGGTAATGTAAGT contains:
- the LOC107943803 gene encoding uncharacterized protein isoform X1, whose amino-acid sequence is MATETKTNLVKVKNSGQDGSSKPKFDAVINRKKIETSSKQPVDSKQKSVITKAEVKSKTNSSSSKTTATTKTKVREKKVYTLPGQKHDPPEEREPLRIFYESLSKQIPTSEMAEFWMMEHGLLSPERARKAYEKKQRRQKQIRAGTPIKPSKPSNKPESSKNGDIKAKKRINNDADDDSDDFVFSPKRKKGILERVYLRKCVGHER
- the LOC107943803 gene encoding uncharacterized protein isoform X2, producing the protein MATETKTNLVKVKNSGQDGSSKPKFDAVINRKKIETSSKQPVDSKQKSVITKAEVKSKTNSSSSKTTATTKTKVREKKVYTLPGQKHDPPEEREPLRIFYESLSKQIPTSEMAEFWMMEHGLLSPERARKAYEKKQRRQKQIRAGTPIKPSKPSNKPESSKNGDIKAKKRINNDADDDSDDFVFSPKRKKGSNFLRVSHERI